AACAAAATGTTGCTCGGGCAGTTGACCCGAGCAACATTCATTCGTTGCAAACGCAGAAGACCAAAGTCAGCTCTATTCGAGCGACTCCGTTTCTTTTCCTGCTTTGGTACCCAACGCACCCCATAATCCGTAGGGACTCTTTTCGCCGGGCTGCCCCGCTTTTGGAAGCGTCGCGCGGTTTTGGTTACCAGCCTCGATGCTGTCGGTGATGAATTTCACCGCACCATCGGCCATCAGAATGTGGCACCCGCCTTGGTGGCGACTTCCCATGGTGTAGGTCCCGTCGGAACCATCCCCACCCCATAAACAGCTTTCTTTGTTAGGCGGACGCACTGTGTTCACACTCGTGAACATTGGACGGCCATCCGCCCAACGTTTGCCACGACGTTGATCAGCTCCGCCTGTTTCATTGGCGTCGAGCCAAAACTGAGGACGCGCTGGGTCAACGTTGTCTCGATAGCACAACTCGGGATCGAAGAAGAACGGATCCCGCTGATTCATTTTGGGCTGCGAATTGATTTCCAAGTTCCCCGCATCGGTGACGATTTCACCGCAAGCGATCGTGTTGGAGGTACCGTCCAAAATGTCACGGAATCGAGTTGAGAAGTGGCTCTCGAAAACGCCGCGTTGGCGTGACTTGGCTCCGGCATCCGCCACCGTGCCATCGTTGTTGATGCCGCCGGTGTGAGTTGTTTGAATCGAGTCGCCAACACATGCGGAGTAGTTGTTCAATCCCGTCTGCCCCGCCGTTCCGATGGTTGGGTCGCTGGGACAACGGAACGTTCCGACGGTCGTTCGCCATGGGGTGTAATTGGTATCCCATGGCACGGGTCCCATCGCTTGGTAGGGAGGAGTCTTGGCACTACCGTCACCATTTAGAGCGAGCGGGTTGCTGATTTGCTCCCACAATCCTTGCTGCTCGATTTGCGGCAGGATACCAACCAACCAACTCAGCAAATACGAATTGTCGCCTTGGGCCCCCGCACCGGTGCAGCAATACGTGCCGCCCATCTGCTGAGGAAACTGAGCAAACGCGGAATGATAATTGTGCAGGCCCAAGCCGATTTGCTTGAAATTATTGCTGCAACTCATACGGCGTGCTGCTTCCCGGGCTGCTTGAACAGCCGGCAACAGCAAACCAACAAGAACACCGATGATCGCGATCACGACCAGGAGCTCCACCAAAGTAAAGCCTGTGCGGCTACGGCGGGCAAAGTTTGAATTCATACGAACCTCTCAGAAAAGCTTCCAAAAACAGAAAAGAATCAGGAGCATCGCGACTCGCGTCGCAGCTGCTCCCGGGTAAATCAACGACTGGAGTCCCGTTGCTGCATCTCTCGCTGTTGCTGTTGGTAGTCCTTGGCTTGAGCGTCGTAGGAAGCAGCCAACTCCTCCGCGGTCGGGACCTTCTCGGGTGGAGCCGCCACCGAGTTCTCAGCACCACCGCCGCAACCAGGCGACAAAAAGCAGCAGAACGCGACCAAGGCGGCCGCATAGACGATTTTTCCCATGGACATATTTATTACCTTCAAACGAGGGAGATAATTGTGAGCTCTCGGGAAATGAAGAGGCCTAGTACGCAGCACTCGAACCACATCCTCCATTCACCGCAAAACACGAATGACGGGTCAGATACTGCCAATAGCCTAGCCTGCCGTCAATTGACAACATGTCTTATTGTTAAATTTTTCATGTGATTTTACACAGGGAATCCAATCGCACTCAGTTTGAACGCACGGGTTGAGCAACCGCCTGCTCAACCACACCGAAAGCTGGCCGTGATGACTCCTCAGCCGACGTCAAAACATTTGCAACTGCGTTCCATGCACCAGCTCACCAATGACTAACGGCGATGGGAGCTTGCAGTTCTGAACGCTTTCGCTTCCTTTGCCGTCACGAACAAAACTGAGGCTCAACCTCTTAAGTTCGCTAACCGTTCCGACCCACCAAACAGACGCAAAATTCACTTGCGACTGTTCTGGCGGATGAAGCGATCGGGTGGCTCGTGCCGATCGCTGGGAGGGACGTCGCTTCGACGTGATCGCATGGCATCGCTTTGGCGACCTAGCGTCTCGACCCGCCGCCATCGCTTGAGCCTATTTCATGACATGGTTTTCAAAACCCACTGACGCGTCCGCCTCCAACGCCCACGAAGCAACCGCCACGTGCACGACCGCTTTTGCAGTCCATCGCGTGGATCGCATGCTTCGACATCGTTGGACCTTCGCCGTCGCGCTCGGGTGCACCATGTTATCGATCGGCCCAGGTTGGACCGGAACCAGTTCGGCTGGATTCCCCGAAATGGTTGAGCGGGTCGGACGCTTTTGTGGCTGCAGTTGGGGCGACGGATACCACACGTGTCACAGCAGCGGCATGCGGCCGATGGCCAACCTGCCACCTCGCTCGTACCCAGCCCGCACTGGCAACTTGGGTGACAAAGTGATGGGGTGCCGCACCTGCCAATCCTCAACCTGTCAGGGAACCTGCCAGTCCAACTCGTCACTGGCAAGCGTCCATCGCGACGGCTTCAGCAGGTTGCGTCCGACCTTGCTACCAGCGACCTCTCGACCAACGTTTTACGATCGGTTTGACGAGTACGCTCGCGAAGTCAGCTTCCAAGCAGCTGCCGCCGAAGTTGGCGCTCATCCGGTCGACGCGATCCTGGATCACGAATCGATCGAAGGTCACTATCCCCAAACCAAGTCACCTCGATTCGAACTGCACTCCAACCACATCGATGACTTCACTCATCATGGGTTCTCGGTCTTGGCCGGTGAGGATCCTCTCGCATCGTCGCAACTCGATCCAACGTCCGAAGACGCCGAAGCGACCAGCGACGCGTCCGCCGAAAGCGACCTGCTTCCCAAGCATCAATTGACCGAAGAAGAGATACAACGCTTTCGCGACTATCAAGAACACCAGCGACTGGAAAAGAAATACCAGAAGTACTTGATCGATCCAGAAGAAATCGAACCGCGTCAAACGTTTGGTGGCCCACCCGTCGGAAGCGAACAAAGACGCTTGCTCGACGAACACAAAGTCAACGAACTGTTGAAACAAAAGACACAGCAATTGCTTCCACCTGCGAATCCAAAGAACGGCTCGCCTGAAGACTTGCTGCCTAGCCCAAGTGATCTGCTCGACTCGTCTCTGGAAGTGACCGAGCCAGATGACGCGTTGCCGCTCGAAGAACTCCTGCCACCTTATCCGGACGATCAATCGGACTCTTCAATCGATTCAGCCGGCCCGCTGCTTCGGCCGACACCTTTGGCGACGGATTCGTTGACACACTCAACCCGAAGTTTCATCCGGCAACCGTCCGACGAAACGAACGTTCCGCACTCAACCGAAAGCAGTCCCGCCGAACGAGTCGCGGAAGTTCCGGTCCGGCACTTCATCCGCCAACCTCGCTGAGCAGGTACGCAAGTGTCTTCGGGGATATCAGCCGTTTTGTGTTAGCCCCGGTTGTGCGCGGGAACCGTGGCCAAACAGCCAACGGGATCAAACCCGATCATTTCTGCCTAACTGCTTAGGCGCATTGTCCACTCGATGCCTGGCATCCTCGCAACGTTTAGATGCGGCCGCCTTCGCAGCACGTTTCGCAAATGGTGTGACAGCGTTCACACTGCAACTTGCCGCGAATTTCAATCAAGGTTCGCCCCAAACAAACGGGACAAACTCCCTCCGTCGCATTCGCGGGTGAACACTGATTCCACTGGGCCCCAGTTTCATCTTGGGATGAATTCCCCGGGGTTTGCTGGGTCGATTCGGAAGCTTGCGGTTCATTCATGCTGCAATCCATTTGGTGCGGTGATTCCAGAGCGGTTAGACTCAAGCCGGAGGATAACCGATGGCTTCCGAGCATTCACTCTTCAAAAATTCCGATCGAGATGCGTTCGCAAATCTTGATCGAGCGAGACTGAACCGACTACTGCGAGTGGCAACCGCCATGACCATCGTGCTCGGCGTGAGTGTTTTGGTTCAGTTGCTGATTCCATACCGCGGTTACTTTCCCGCCGACCTGCAAGACTCCGTGTTTTTGTCCGCACATCGAGGTCACTTCCACGGTTGGTATCGGTTCGCGTTCTACGTCCACATTGTTGCCGGACCAATTGCATTGGTTCAAGGTGCGGCGTTGTTCTTCAGCGGATCTCGGCGGAAACGCATTCCACCGTGGCACCGTGTTATCGGCCGAGTGCAAGCCGCAGTGGTTCTGTTTTTTCTGTTCCCCAGCGGTTTGGTGATGGCTCAGTACGCCATGGCCGGTCCAACCGCTGAAGCAGCCTTCACGCTGTTGTCATTGGCAACAGCGGTCACGATGGCAATGGCCATCCGCAGTGCGATGGTTGGGCGAATGACCCAACATCGTCTTTGGGCAACTCGTTGCTTCTTGTTGCTGTGTTCACCCTTGCTGCTTCGAGTGGTGGTGGGGTTCACGATCGTCACGGGTACCGAAACGGATTTTGCACACCGTCTTATCGCCTGGACCAGTTGGTTGGTCCCATGGTTCCTTTTCGAAGTCGGGAGAAAATGTCATGACGCTGCACACCGCGAAACCAAGACGTCACGCCTTCACACTGCTTGAACTTTTAGTGGTCATTATCATCCTCGGTGTCTTGGTTGGGTTGTTGATGCCTGCGATGCGCACGACCGGCGAAGCCGCCCGAAGAATGAGTTGCAGCTACAACTTCAAGCAGATCGGGCTCGCGCTGCACAACTATCACTCCGCCCACAAACATTTCCCACCTGCCCAAGGAGGAACCCGGCAAGGTCCTTCCGAGCGAGACGGCAACTCACGCCGGCTCAACGGCCTGGTGGCATTGTTCCCGTTCATCGAGCAACCCGAGTTATGGAACACAATTTCCAACCCCGCTGAGTTCAACGGATCGTCGTACCCACCCATGGGCCCGGCTCCCTGGATCGAAACCTACGAACCTTGGACCACACAGATTCAGACATTGCAGTGTCCTTCTTCGGCAGCGTCACCCGGACCATTTGGATTGACAAGCTATGCCTTCTGCGTCGGTGACCAAGTCGACCAGTTGAATGTCGAACACACGTCGACACAAAACGTACGAGGCATCTTTGCCGGAACGCATGTTTCAAAGTTCCGAACGATCGTCGATGGCTTGTCCAACACCATCGCGATGTGTGAAATCGGCAACGACCTCGGTGATGGTCATGTGATCGGTCAAACGGCGATCCAACAGACACTGAGAATCCTCAAGTCACCCAGTCGGTGCAAAGAAACGTTGGACGTTGATCGCCCAAACTTCTACGAATCATCCGTCCCACTAGCCAGCGTCGGGCGGGGCGGTCGGTGGGCCGACGGCGTCGCTGCGATTGCTGCCGTCAACACCATCTTGCCGCCCAACTCACCGAGTTGTTCCGTCGGAAGTCAATTGACCGACCCGGGCATTCATTCCGCAGGCAGCTTTCATCAAGGTGGCGCACATGTGTTGATGGCCGACGGCGCGGTCAAGTTCATCACCGAATCGATCGACCATGGTGACTCAAGCGCCGCGGTCGTTCTGACAACAGAACCCAATGAGACGGCGACTGAGAACGCTTCTGAAACGGCTGACGTTGCGGATGACAACTCTTCCAACCAAACCGACTCGGAGTCGCCTACCTCACACACACATCCGGAAAGCCCGTTTGGTGTCTGGGGCGCACTCGGAACCGCTCGCAGCCAGGAATTGGCGACCGCCGAATTTTGATTCGAGAAACCAATTGGCAACAAAACAGCGGCCTTATCCATCAACGAAGCAATCCGATACGCTGGATGACATGAGTCCCGCGAACGATGGATTTCCCGAAAGTGCCGCTTCCCTGCGTCATCAATTGATGCTGGTCCAGGATGCCGTCAGCGATTGTCCGTACATCGATGGCGAACCAGCCCGCATGCCGCTGTACTACCCGACGCCGCCGCGTCGCAGCGAAGACACCGACACGCTGCTGGCCGCTGGCTTTCGTCGTAGCAGCCAATTCGTCTATCACACCAATTGCCCGCAGTGCAGTGCGTGCCAGCCAACTCGGTTGCGAGCGGCGGATTTCACACTGACCAAATCGCTGCGTCGTGTTCTCAAAAAAGCGGAGCGGGAACTGACATGGCGATGGCAAACCCCGCGAGTCGATGCGGATCGAGTTCGACTGTACAACGACCATCGCAACGTTCGAGGACTGGCCCACGATGGTGACATCAGCGCGTCCGACTACGAAACGTTTTTGATCGCAACCTGTTGGCCAACGCTTGAACTGGAGATCCGACATCAAGACCACCTGGTCGGCGTTTCGATCATGGACATCGGTCGAGAGAGCATCAGCGCGGTGTACACCCACTTTGATCCGATCGCATCCAAATTCAGCTTGGGCACGTTCGCGGTGCTGCAGCAAATTCAGTGGGCCAAAGACAACGGTCGCACCTGGGTCTACTTGGGTTTGTACGTCGCCGCGAATCCTCACTTGAATTACAAATCGCGTTTCGTCCCCCAAGAACGTTTGATCGACGGGCAATGGCGTGCCTGCTTGGAGTAGACTCTGGCGTCACACATCCCTTCCCCACGCTGTGAGTAGAAACCTTGACGATTTGGTGGTTGGTCGCGCTCGCCGTGACGATGGTGCTGGTCTCGATCCTCGCATTTCGACTGCATCCGTTTTTGGCGTTGCTATCAACGGCGGTGATGGTGGCGATGCTGACCACACCGGCTCAGCTGTCGTCATTCGCATCCGCCCGAGTCGCCGATGGCAAATTCACCAGCGCGGAAGCCGCTGCCTTCGTTGACCAAAGTGCATCGGCACGAGTGGCGGATGCGTTTGGTGCAACAGCGGGCTCGATTGGAATTGTGATCGCGTTGGCCAGCGTCATCGGCGGACTGCTGATGCAGTCCGGTGCCGCGGCGCGAATCGTCGACACCATGCTTCGTTGGACCGGGGAAGAACGTGCTCCCGAAGCGATGGCGGCGGCCTCGTTTGTGTTGGGAATCCCAGTGTTCTTCGACACCGTGTTCTACTTGATGCTGCCCCTGGCCCGGTCGCTACGACGCAAAACGGGTAAGAACTACGTGCTGTTCATCCTCGCGATTTTGGCCGGTGGATCGATCACGCACTCGTTGATCCCACCGACACCTGGACCGCTGCAGGTCGCGGCGTTCTTGGAAGTCGAAATCGGCGCGATGCTGATCGCCGGACTGGGAATTGGAAGCGTGACCAGCGTGATCGCGTTGGCCGCTGCCAGAGTGATCAACCACTTCGTTGACTTGCCTCTTCGTGACGAAGACGGCGAGGAGATCCGCCCCGAAACCCAGCGATTGGCGTCGGCGGGTGACGGCACGACAGAAATCCCGCCCAAGCCACCATTGTGGCTCGCCCTGTTCCCGATCGCCTTGCCGGTGGTCTTGATCGCACTTGGTTCGACGATCAAATCGGTTTACGGAAGTGACGCCGTTGCCGAATCGGAATTGCTGGGATGGATCATCCGCTTGGGCGACAAAAACCTGGCGTTGGGACTGGGGTGTCTCGTCGCGTTTGGATTGATTCGCTGGGTCCCCAACGATCAACGCCGCAAAGTGGTGTCCGCCGCCATCGCCTCCGCGGGATCGATCATCCTGATCACTGCGGCGGGTGGAGCGATGGGCAAAATGCTTTATCACGCTGGCATTGCCGAAGTGGTCGGCTCCATCGCCAAAGGCTTCCCGGGTCTTTGGCTGTTGCCGCTGGCGTTTCTGGTCACGACTGCGATTCGAACGATCCAAGGTTCCGCGACCATCGCGATGATCACATCGGCCAGCATCTTGCAATCGCTCGCCACCAGTGGCGAACTTCCCTTTCACCCGGTTTACCTCGCGATGGCAATTGGCGCGGGAAGTAAACCGATCTCGTGGATGACCGACAGTGCGTTTTGGATCATTTCGGAAATGACCGGCATGACCGAAAAAGAGGCGTTGCGGACGATCTCGCCGATGAGCGCCGCTTTGGGAGTTTCCGCATTGGTGGTCACCGTTGCTGCCGCGGCGATCTTTCCCGCTGTGTGACCGCATTTTGATTGGGCACCGACAATCGGATTGGCTGGGAAAGCCACTTATATACCGATGAACGGTTTCAAAATTCGAACCGAGCGATTTTAATGGGGCGTTCTAAATTGCCCGAAGATCGCCAGCAACAAACGTTCATGGATACGACTCAACCCGATTTGATCAACGAACCACCCGCGGACGACTCCGCTCCAATTTCTGCCAATGGCACCGAAAAGTCAGCGAAGCCCGACGAGCCGACGATGAGCAAGAGCGAGCGAATTCGCCGCTACATCCAGGCTCATCCTGAGGCCCGAAACACTGAAATCGTCGCTGCACTGGAAGAACACGGCATCAAATACCAAGACGTCGGGAACGTTCGCTCGCAAGAAAAACGGAAAGCAGCAAAGAAAGCTGCCCCGGCGAAACGCCGACGACCGGCCGTCGCAACGCCCGAAGTCGCTCCTCCAGCCAGCACACCTGCTGTCCCGCCCATGGCCACGGCGCCAGATGCTGTCAGCATGGAAACGCTACAGGCGGGAGCAGAATTCGTGAAGCAAGCCGGCGGAATCGACCAGGCCCAAGCAATTCTCGATCTGATCCGGCAAATTCAGTCCGTCTGAGCCGCTGGCAAGATTCGCCACCTCGTTTCGGCTTGCCAGCAGGACGTACGATGGCCTTGGAAGGCCGTCCTCCAGGCGTCTCTTACCAGCATGCGATCCGCCGCACCCTGGCCAAACGCATGAACAAACGGTCACTCCAGCATCGCGGAACCACCCCGCGGGAGTGACACAGCCATCTCATCTCGGCGGTCTTCGGCAGTCCGAAAACCCCGAAAAACATTGACTTCATTCGACAATTCAGTACTCTACAAGTCCCCCCGGCGATCGCCCTTCTCGGCAAAATCATTGATCGCCCCCACCTCCCACCGAATCAAAGCCGTTGGTTTGACCGCCACCGAGCTTCCAGCCTTATGAACAATGCATTGAACTTCCCAAAGCGATGGGTCGCTTTGGATGGCTGCCCATCAACTTGCACCGCGACCGTTGGTCAAGAGACGAAAGCTCACGGTCGAGTCGCCGGCCAACGCAAACGTCGCGTTCGTGCTTCTCTCGTGATCGCGATTCTCGGTGGAATGTCGATCGGCAGTGGCACTTCCATATCGAGCCAATGCTTTGCTGACGACACGGCCGAGTCCGCGCCGGCAGTCGCGACTGAGAGTCCCGCCGCACCATTGCCTACCGTTGCGGAACCAGCATCGGTTGCACCGGTCGCCTCACAAACTCCGGAGACATTGCGGTTCTCATTCAACGGGGTGCCATGGCGAGAAGTCATTCAGTGGTTGGCCGATGAAGCCGACTTGGCGTTGCACATCAGCGAGTTGCCGTCCGGTAGTTTCACCTACACCGATAACAGTGAGTTCACCGTCCAAGAAGCGATCGACCGAGTCAATCTGTTCTTGATCTCCGAAGGCTTCACACTGGTCCGCAGCGGTCGCTTACTTTCGGTCATCGACCTGACCGATCCTCGTGGCGTGCAGCAACTGGAAACACTGGCCGAGTTCATTGACGCGGAACAACTCGCTGACCGAAAACCTCACGACGTTGTCAAATGCATCTTCTCCTTGGGCGAGATCGATGGTGACGATGCCGTCCAAGAGCTGGCAGCGTTGAACCTGATGACCAACCCCACGGTCCTCAACAAAACCAACCAACTGATCGTCACCGATTCCGTTGCAAAACTGAGAAGCGTTCAGCGGGTTCTGTCCGCGTTCAAGATGGACGAAATGGACAACGGCACGATCGTTCAGTCGTTTCAACTGCAACACGTCACTGCTGACGACGTCCTGACCGTTGCTCGCCCGCACTTGGGACTGGCCACCGATGAAATGATCGGCATCGACGTCAGCTTGTCGGCTGACCTGGGTGGCAACAGCATCTTCGTCACCGGCATCGAAGACAAAGTGAAATTGCTGGAAGGCTTGGTCAAGGCGGTCGACCAACCCGACTCCGCCAAAGCCAGCTCGAACGAGCCAATGCAGCTTCGGTCTTACATGGTTCCCGGCGGCAACGTGCGAACCGTTTACAACGTCCTGCAAACCTTGCTGTCCGGCAAAACCGTTCGTCTTTCGATGGACGACGATGCGGGCACGATCGTGGCACTGGCCTCAGCGGATACCCAAGCGGAAATCAGCCAAACGGTCCAGGAACTTCAAGCCGCCGACGACGAGTTCGAAGTCATCCAACTGAAATCCGTTGACCCGTCGTACGCAATCAGCTTGATCGACCAAATGCTGGACCTGCCCGACGAGTACGCCGACCCGGATGACATCGACCCGGACACCCCTCGCATCGACGCTGATCCCGGCAACCGTCGCCTCTTTGTTCGAGGCAAACGTCATCGGATCGACCAAATCAAAGCCATTGTCGAGGGACTCGAAGAAGGTGGCATTGCCAGCGAAGCTGATCAACTTCGCGTGCTTCCGTTCAAAGGCAAAAATGCGGTGCGTTTGCTGGAAACCGGCGCTAAGTTCTGGCAGTCAACCAACCCCGTGATTCTTTACCCCGGT
Above is a genomic segment from Rhodopirellula bahusiensis containing:
- a CDS encoding arginyltransferase encodes the protein MATKQRPYPSTKQSDTLDDMSPANDGFPESAASLRHQLMLVQDAVSDCPYIDGEPARMPLYYPTPPRRSEDTDTLLAAGFRRSSQFVYHTNCPQCSACQPTRLRAADFTLTKSLRRVLKKAERELTWRWQTPRVDADRVRLYNDHRNVRGLAHDGDISASDYETFLIATCWPTLELEIRHQDHLVGVSIMDIGRESISAVYTHFDPIASKFSLGTFAVLQQIQWAKDNGRTWVYLGLYVAANPHLNYKSRFVPQERLIDGQWRACLE
- a CDS encoding DUF2306 domain-containing protein, with protein sequence MASEHSLFKNSDRDAFANLDRARLNRLLRVATAMTIVLGVSVLVQLLIPYRGYFPADLQDSVFLSAHRGHFHGWYRFAFYVHIVAGPIALVQGAALFFSGSRRKRIPPWHRVIGRVQAAVVLFFLFPSGLVMAQYAMAGPTAEAAFTLLSLATAVTMAMAIRSAMVGRMTQHRLWATRCFLLLCSPLLLRVVVGFTIVTGTETDFAHRLIAWTSWLVPWFLFEVGRKCHDAAHRETKTSRLHTA
- a CDS encoding DUF1559 domain-containing protein — translated: MTLHTAKPRRHAFTLLELLVVIIILGVLVGLLMPAMRTTGEAARRMSCSYNFKQIGLALHNYHSAHKHFPPAQGGTRQGPSERDGNSRRLNGLVALFPFIEQPELWNTISNPAEFNGSSYPPMGPAPWIETYEPWTTQIQTLQCPSSAASPGPFGLTSYAFCVGDQVDQLNVEHTSTQNVRGIFAGTHVSKFRTIVDGLSNTIAMCEIGNDLGDGHVIGQTAIQQTLRILKSPSRCKETLDVDRPNFYESSVPLASVGRGGRWADGVAAIAAVNTILPPNSPSCSVGSQLTDPGIHSAGSFHQGGAHVLMADGAVKFITESIDHGDSSAAVVLTTEPNETATENASETADVADDNSSNQTDSESPTSHTHPESPFGVWGALGTARSQELATAEF
- a CDS encoding DUF1559 domain-containing protein — its product is MNSNFARRSRTGFTLVELLVVIAIIGVLVGLLLPAVQAAREAARRMSCSNNFKQIGLGLHNYHSAFAQFPQQMGGTYCCTGAGAQGDNSYLLSWLVGILPQIEQQGLWEQISNPLALNGDGSAKTPPYQAMGPVPWDTNYTPWRTTVGTFRCPSDPTIGTAGQTGLNNYSACVGDSIQTTHTGGINNDGTVADAGAKSRQRGVFESHFSTRFRDILDGTSNTIACGEIVTDAGNLEINSQPKMNQRDPFFFDPELCYRDNVDPARPQFWLDANETGGADQRRGKRWADGRPMFTSVNTVRPPNKESCLWGGDGSDGTYTMGSRHQGGCHILMADGAVKFITDSIEAGNQNRATLPKAGQPGEKSPYGLWGALGTKAGKETESLE
- a CDS encoding GntP family permease, which codes for MTIWWLVALAVTMVLVSILAFRLHPFLALLSTAVMVAMLTTPAQLSSFASARVADGKFTSAEAAAFVDQSASARVADAFGATAGSIGIVIALASVIGGLLMQSGAAARIVDTMLRWTGEERAPEAMAAASFVLGIPVFFDTVFYLMLPLARSLRRKTGKNYVLFILAILAGGSITHSLIPPTPGPLQVAAFLEVEIGAMLIAGLGIGSVTSVIALAAARVINHFVDLPLRDEDGEEIRPETQRLASAGDGTTEIPPKPPLWLALFPIALPVVLIALGSTIKSVYGSDAVAESELLGWIIRLGDKNLALGLGCLVAFGLIRWVPNDQRRKVVSAAIASAGSIILITAAGGAMGKMLYHAGIAEVVGSIAKGFPGLWLLPLAFLVTTAIRTIQGSATIAMITSASILQSLATSGELPFHPVYLAMAIGAGSKPISWMTDSAFWIISEMTGMTEKEALRTISPMSAALGVSALVVTVAAAAIFPAV
- a CDS encoding secretin N-terminal domain-containing protein, whose amino-acid sequence is MNNALNFPKRWVALDGCPSTCTATVGQETKAHGRVAGQRKRRVRASLVIAILGGMSIGSGTSISSQCFADDTAESAPAVATESPAAPLPTVAEPASVAPVASQTPETLRFSFNGVPWREVIQWLADEADLALHISELPSGSFTYTDNSEFTVQEAIDRVNLFLISEGFTLVRSGRLLSVIDLTDPRGVQQLETLAEFIDAEQLADRKPHDVVKCIFSLGEIDGDDAVQELAALNLMTNPTVLNKTNQLIVTDSVAKLRSVQRVLSAFKMDEMDNGTIVQSFQLQHVTADDVLTVARPHLGLATDEMIGIDVSLSADLGGNSIFVTGIEDKVKLLEGLVKAVDQPDSAKASSNEPMQLRSYMVPGGNVRTVYNVLQTLLSGKTVRLSMDDDAGTIVALASADTQAEISQTVQELQAADDEFEVIQLKSVDPSYAISLIDQMLDLPDEYADPDDIDPDTPRIDADPGNRRLFVRGKRHRIDQIKAIVEGLEEGGIASEADQLRVLPFKGKNAVRLLETGAKFWQSTNPVILYPGHESGTPNVLERVPNEDEADATESSDPGDNHEALELTSKRSLTDEPTEARLLTAVTRSRSEPITCQITERGLILQSEDTSALDEFEQHLRSLGTSMQPTSSPPIAFYLKHIRPDDALRMLAELLEGGEAAKEGEAGTLINGTMTSVSSGSYLGSFLTTRDGTMTLLFGSITIVSDSRLNRLIAQGSSDDVDLIENYLKIIDKDRSITTVQTYGTSQVIELKHTRAADVAEAVQAAYAGRMAEGAGKANAAAGGGNDSDARDAARNGDNRGNSKNPPKKSASQAARDLEPKMTVAVHEASNSLIITAPPQLFAEVETLVQTIDSRGEQAVEVIIPSSDEVMGEVLQQVLGASTTTSRRPTTSSRDRSRDRGGR